One part of the Vibrio hyugaensis genome encodes these proteins:
- a CDS encoding DUF413 domain-containing protein, translated as MSDTEFRHGKKRFYDNVKFPRGFAKSGDFTLSEEEILTIYGDTMLGLESGELTPENSEEKHFVKVLENPGKAKTKIERTWLKYTQLARGRKRFHTLNGRNKPEASDDYAEESLAEDD; from the coding sequence ATGTCTGACACTGAATTTCGTCATGGCAAAAAACGTTTTTACGACAACGTAAAATTCCCACGCGGCTTTGCAAAGTCTGGCGATTTTACTCTTTCGGAAGAGGAAATCCTAACAATTTATGGGGATACTATGCTTGGCCTAGAGTCAGGCGAGTTGACACCTGAGAACAGCGAAGAGAAACACTTCGTAAAAGTTCTGGAAAACCCAGGCAAAGCGAAAACTAAAATCGAGCGCACTTGGTTAAAATACACACAATTAGCTCGTGGTCGCAAACGCTTCCACACGCTAAATGGTCGTAACAAACCAGAGGCGTCAGATGACTACGCAGAAGAGAGCCTAGCAGAAGACGATTAA
- a CDS encoding DUF3081 domain-containing protein, whose product MKNELDATKVLQAYECVMNNGTPTEFGKMYEGIEAYSDYDGYNVFLRGNGVELTVGFHNTYHLEYDQEHLKDSFLKKVAMLAK is encoded by the coding sequence ATGAAAAACGAATTAGACGCAACCAAAGTGCTCCAAGCATACGAATGTGTGATGAACAACGGCACGCCTACTGAGTTTGGCAAGATGTATGAAGGGATAGAGGCCTATTCTGATTACGATGGCTATAACGTGTTTCTGAGAGGCAATGGTGTGGAGCTTACGGTGGGGTTCCACAACACCTATCATTTGGAATATGACCAAGAGCATCTGAAAGACAGCTTCTTGAAGAAGGTCGCTATGTTGGCGAAGTGA
- the nagB gene encoding glucosamine-6-phosphate deaminase produces the protein MRLIPLAQAAQVGKWAAAHIAKRINDFKPTAERPFVLGLPTGGTPLATYKALIELYQAGEVSFEHVVTFNMDEYIGIPADHPESYRSFMYTNFFNHVNIQEANINLLNGNAEDHEAECQRYEDKIKSYGKINLFMGGVGNDGHIAFNEPASSLSSRTRIKTLTEDTRIANSRFFDGDINQVPKYALTIGVGTLLDAQEVMILVTGHNKALALQAAVEGSVNHLWTVSALQLHPKAVIVCDEPSQQELKVKTVKYFSELEAENIKGF, from the coding sequence ATGAGACTTATCCCGTTAGCTCAAGCAGCACAAGTAGGCAAGTGGGCAGCAGCACACATCGCTAAGCGCATCAACGACTTCAAACCAACTGCTGAGCGTCCGTTCGTTCTGGGTCTACCTACAGGTGGCACTCCTCTAGCAACTTACAAAGCATTGATCGAACTTTACCAAGCTGGTGAAGTGAGCTTCGAACACGTTGTAACTTTCAACATGGACGAATACATCGGCATCCCTGCGGATCACCCAGAATCATACCGTTCATTCATGTACACCAACTTCTTCAACCACGTAAACATCCAAGAAGCGAACATCAACCTTCTTAACGGTAACGCGGAAGATCACGAAGCGGAATGCCAACGCTACGAAGACAAAATCAAGTCTTACGGCAAGATCAACCTATTCATGGGCGGCGTAGGTAACGACGGTCACATCGCATTCAACGAGCCAGCATCTTCTCTGTCTTCTCGCACTCGCATCAAGACACTAACTGAAGACACTCGTATCGCGAACTCTCGTTTCTTCGATGGCGACATCAACCAAGTTCCTAAATACGCACTAACTATCGGTGTTGGTACGCTACTAGACGCTCAAGAAGTGATGATCCTAGTAACTGGTCACAACAAAGCACTTGCTCTACAAGCAGCAGTAGAAGGCAGCGTAAACCACCTATGGACGGTTTCTGCACTTCAACTACACCCTAAAGCAGTAATCGTTTGTGATGAGCCTTCACAACAAGAGCTTAAAGTGAAGACAGTTAAGTACTTCTCTGAGCTAGAAGCGGAAAACATCAAAGGTTTCTAA
- the gltS gene encoding sodium/glutamate symporter, giving the protein MNQVISVGPQESFLVAICVLFLGQFVNAKLPILKKFNIPEPIVGGLIVACAITAMHFNGVDLVFDLPLQNTFMLMFFATVGLAANYTQLIKGGAKVFIFLAVASVYILIQNAVGVSLATALGLDPLMGLIAGSITLSGGHGTGAAWSQTFQDMYDLHNVLEVAMASATFGLVIGGIIGSPVAQRLIDKHNLESEYGRTNQTHERFPELVTYNEHEEDRVTAKKVVESLSIILLCVTGAGYLEGWVSSFGIKWLMIPDFVYALFIGVVITNIMEVTKVRKVDVETVDILGTVSLSLFLAMALMSLKLWNIFDLAIPFLIILAVQSVILAVFAYYVTFRVMGSNYDAAVIASGHCGFGLGATPTAVMNMGSIVNRFGPSPQAFMVVPIVGAFFIDIVNLVILQGCISFIK; this is encoded by the coding sequence ATGAATCAGGTCATTTCTGTCGGTCCACAAGAGTCGTTTCTCGTCGCTATTTGTGTGTTGTTCTTGGGACAATTCGTTAACGCTAAATTACCGATCTTAAAGAAATTCAATATTCCCGAGCCAATCGTTGGTGGTTTGATTGTCGCTTGTGCGATCACCGCGATGCATTTCAATGGCGTGGATTTAGTTTTCGATTTACCGCTGCAAAACACTTTCATGTTGATGTTCTTCGCTACCGTTGGCTTAGCAGCGAACTACACCCAGTTGATTAAAGGTGGCGCTAAGGTGTTTATCTTCTTAGCCGTGGCATCGGTGTACATTCTTATCCAAAACGCGGTCGGTGTCTCTTTGGCAACGGCGCTCGGCTTAGACCCGCTAATGGGCTTGATTGCAGGTTCGATTACGCTGTCTGGCGGTCACGGTACGGGCGCAGCATGGTCACAAACCTTCCAAGACATGTATGACTTGCACAACGTACTAGAAGTCGCAATGGCATCTGCCACCTTTGGTTTGGTGATTGGTGGCATCATCGGCAGCCCTGTGGCGCAGCGTTTAATAGATAAGCACAACCTTGAATCTGAATACGGACGCACCAACCAGACTCATGAGCGTTTTCCTGAATTGGTGACCTACAACGAGCACGAAGAAGACCGCGTAACCGCGAAGAAAGTGGTCGAGAGCTTGTCGATCATTCTGCTGTGTGTCACTGGTGCTGGCTACTTAGAAGGTTGGGTGAGCAGCTTTGGCATCAAATGGTTGATGATTCCAGACTTCGTTTACGCGCTGTTTATCGGTGTCGTGATCACCAACATCATGGAAGTGACCAAAGTACGCAAAGTGGATGTTGAGACGGTCGATATTCTTGGTACGGTTTCTCTGTCTCTGTTCCTAGCGATGGCGCTAATGAGCCTAAAACTGTGGAACATTTTCGACTTAGCAATCCCGTTCCTCATCATTCTGGCGGTGCAATCGGTGATTTTGGCGGTTTTCGCTTACTACGTGACGTTCCGCGTGATGGGCAGCAACTACGATGCAGCGGTTATCGCAAGTGGTCACTGTGGCTTTGGTCTGGGCGCAACCCCAACCGCAGTGATGAACATGGGCTCTATCGTTAACCGCTTCGGTCCATCACCACAAGCTTTCATGGTGGTGCCTATCGTTGGTGCGTTCTTTATCGACATCGTCAACCTAGTGATTCTGCAAGGCTGTATTTCATTTATTAAGTAA